From the genome of Thermoflexus hugenholtzii, one region includes:
- a CDS encoding sensor histidine kinase gives MRWHFLHQARERFWEIAGGVSVRTKILGIVLGGTVLFGLTTILQVRYALYHVLVARTQDWGIAMASDLAARSTDLILINDLMGLHRLLQDAVDHNPELRYAFALSPEGEVLAHTFGTGPEFPVGLVEAHPLPPGASYHLQPLRTPEGVIWDIAVPVFRGQAGVLRLGLRDTGVRAAVDALTVRLLLTTVAVSALSIGIALFLTHLIVRPIRGLVAMTERVARRDFTARAVVWAKDEIGALAQAFNAMVEELAQQERMRAFYIQRIIEAQEEERRRIARELHDETGQALASLRVGLRNIEQALDPETMRSRLQDMYRLVDETLNRVRRLAFELRPSVLDDLGLVAALERYIRDYRERFGIEVEMQVIGLDGRRIPPAIETAVYRIVQEALTNAAKYAGCQRISVLLQASPRLLSVIVEDDGCGFDVDRVLREEPGNRLGIYGMRERAQLVGGSLAIESAPGQGTTIYLRVPLEDS, from the coding sequence ATGCGATGGCACTTCCTTCATCAGGCACGGGAGCGGTTCTGGGAGATCGCGGGCGGGGTCAGCGTGCGGACCAAAATCCTGGGCATCGTCCTGGGCGGAACGGTGCTCTTCGGCCTCACCACCATCCTGCAGGTCCGCTACGCCCTCTACCATGTGCTGGTCGCCCGCACCCAGGACTGGGGGATCGCGATGGCCAGCGACCTGGCGGCGCGGAGCACGGACCTGATCCTGATCAACGACCTGATGGGGCTTCATCGGCTGTTGCAGGATGCGGTGGATCACAACCCCGAGCTGCGCTATGCCTTCGCCCTCTCCCCGGAGGGGGAGGTCCTGGCTCACACGTTCGGGACCGGGCCGGAGTTCCCGGTGGGGCTGGTCGAGGCGCATCCTCTCCCGCCGGGGGCGTCCTACCATCTCCAGCCGCTGCGCACGCCGGAGGGGGTGATCTGGGACATCGCGGTCCCGGTCTTCCGGGGACAGGCGGGGGTGTTACGCCTGGGGCTGCGGGACACAGGGGTGCGCGCCGCTGTCGACGCGTTGACCGTGCGGTTGCTGCTGACCACCGTGGCCGTGTCCGCCCTCAGCATCGGCATCGCCCTGTTCCTCACCCATCTGATCGTCCGTCCCATCCGGGGCCTGGTGGCGATGACCGAGCGGGTGGCCCGGCGGGATTTCACCGCCCGGGCGGTCGTGTGGGCCAAGGATGAGATCGGGGCCCTGGCCCAGGCGTTCAACGCGATGGTGGAAGAGCTGGCCCAGCAGGAGCGCATGCGGGCCTTCTATATCCAGCGGATCATTGAGGCGCAGGAGGAGGAGCGCCGGCGGATCGCCCGGGAGCTGCACGACGAGACCGGGCAGGCCCTGGCCTCGCTGCGCGTGGGGCTGCGGAACATCGAGCAAGCCCTCGACCCCGAGACCATGCGCTCCCGGCTCCAGGACATGTATCGGCTGGTCGATGAGACGCTCAACCGTGTGCGGCGCCTGGCTTTCGAGCTGCGGCCCTCGGTGCTGGATGATCTGGGCTTGGTGGCAGCCCTGGAGCGCTACATCCGGGACTACCGCGAGCGCTTCGGGATCGAAGTGGAGATGCAGGTGATCGGCCTGGATGGCCGCCGCATCCCCCCGGCCATCGAGACTGCCGTCTACCGCATCGTGCAGGAGGCCCTGACCAACGCCGCCAAATACGCCGGTTGCCAGCGGATCAGCGTCCTCCTCCAGGCCTCCCCCCGTCTGCTCTCCGTGATCGTGGAGGATGACGGCTGCGGCTTCGACGTCGATCGCGTGCTTCGGGAGGAGCCCGGCAACCGCCTCGGGATCTACGGGATGCGGGAACGGGCCCAACTGGTGGGAGGCTCCCTGGCCATCGAATCGGCGCCGGGCCAGGGCACCACCATCTATCTCCGCGTTCCGCTGGAGGACTCATGA
- a CDS encoding response regulator transcription factor → MIRVLIADDHAVFRAGLRLLLSAQPDIEVVGEAEDGWQTLRQAEAIRPDVILLDLTMPGMPGLQALALLRRQVPEARVLILTMHEDEAYLRQALAEGAAGYIIKRATDEELITAIRAVARGDLYIHPAMTRALLEDLIPAPQIPETPEPWESLSERERQVLRMVAIGHTNQEIAERLGLSVKTVETYRARGMEKLGLRTRAQLVRYMIQKGLLKEE, encoded by the coding sequence ATGATCCGGGTGCTGATCGCGGACGACCACGCTGTGTTCCGGGCCGGCCTCCGGCTGCTCCTCAGCGCCCAACCGGACATCGAGGTCGTCGGAGAGGCGGAGGATGGCTGGCAAACCCTGCGCCAGGCAGAGGCGATCCGCCCGGACGTCATCCTGCTGGACCTCACCATGCCGGGCATGCCCGGTTTGCAAGCCCTCGCCCTGCTGCGCCGGCAGGTGCCGGAGGCGCGGGTGCTGATCCTGACGATGCACGAGGACGAAGCATACCTGCGGCAGGCCCTGGCCGAGGGCGCCGCCGGTTACATCATCAAGCGCGCCACCGATGAGGAGCTGATCACAGCGATCCGCGCGGTGGCGCGGGGCGACCTCTACATCCACCCCGCGATGACCCGCGCGCTCCTGGAGGATCTGATCCCTGCCCCGCAGATCCCGGAGACCCCGGAGCCATGGGAGAGCCTGAGCGAGCGGGAGCGCCAGGTGCTCCGCATGGTGGCCATCGGGCACACCAACCAGGAGATCGCCGAGCGCCTGGGCCTGAGCGTCAAAACCGTGGAGACCTACCGGGCTCGCGGGATGGAGAAACTGGGCCTGCGAACCCGCGCCCAGCTGGTCCGCTACATGATCCAGAAGGGCCTGCTGAAGGAAGAATAA